One window of Papaver somniferum cultivar HN1 chromosome 9, ASM357369v1, whole genome shotgun sequence genomic DNA carries:
- the LOC113313298 gene encoding ATP synthase subunit O, mitochondrial-like has protein sequence MAMAGRFGSKLSLISKALQTDALVTQRPALQQTSEVLRNYATAAGTKEAKVRVPLALFGGSGNYASALYIAAAKANAVEKVEAELLDLADASARSPMFSQFTQDLSVPRDTRLKAIEAITADVKFSEITKNFLSVLAHNGRLRHIDTITKRFVELTMAHKGEVSAIVTTVIPLPADEEKQLKETLQEIIGQGKKVKLTQKIDPNILGGLVVEFSQKVFDMSIRTRARQMERFLRDPIDTL, from the exons ATGGCGATGGCTGGGCGTTTCGGTTCAAAACTCTCACTCATCAGTAAGGCTTTGCAAACTGATGCACTTGTTACTCAGAGACCAGCCCTTCAACAAACCTCCGAG gtCTTGAGGAATTATGCTACTGCCGCAGGAACCAAGGAGGCAAAAGTTAGG GTGCCTCTTGCTTTGTTTGGTGGGTCTGGCAACTATGCGTCTGCTTTGTACATCGCAGCAGCAAAGGCCAATGCAGTTGAGAAAGTTGAGGCTGAATTGCTAGACCTTGCTGATGCTTCAGCAAGAAGTCCAATGTTTTCACAATTTACACAGGATTTGTCAGTGCCCAGAGATACTCGATTGAAGGCGATAGAAGCAATTACTGCCGACGTTAAGTTTTCAGAAATTACAAAGAATTTCTTGT CTGTTTTGGCTCACAATGGGAGACTACGCCACATTGATACTATCACAAAGAGGTTTGTGGAGTTGACCATGGCACACAAGGGAGAGGTGTCTGCCATTGTTACAACTGTCATT CCTCTGCCAGCAGATGAGGAGAAACAGCTGAAAGAGACACTGCAGGAAATTATTGGACAGGGAAAGAAGGTTAAGCTCACACAGAAG ATTGATCCCAACATTCTTGGTGGACTAGTGGTGGAATTCAGTCAAAAAGTTTTTGACATGTCTATCAGGACTAGAGCACGCCAAATGGAGAGGTTCCTTCGCGACCCTATTGATACCCTTTAA